Part of the Zingiber officinale cultivar Zhangliang chromosome 6A, Zo_v1.1, whole genome shotgun sequence genome, ACACGACCCCTTGTTCCCCTTTGTTCACCCTTGCCCCCGCCTCCGCTCCTTTCTTATCCTAGACGCCTGCCTCCACGCACAGAACGAACCACgagaataattttagaaatatttctcTTAATTCCGGAATAGTCAAAAATCTCACATTTCGTCCATAATCACATTCTAAATTTTACTGATATTTGTTAATATGACGAGCATCATTAGTTACTTAGGAATTGTTCATTACTTAAATCAAACATGGTTAAACAATTTATTACTTAAGCTAAATAGGATTAATAATCTTGAGTCAATAATCAAGATTATTAATGATATCTCTTAAGCAAATGCACTTTTAGACCGTTTAAAAAACTTATGAAATTGGCGCGTTTCAATTTATCTGGATCGTTgattgaaaaaaaacaaaaacaaaaaaaaaactgagcTCAACCTCAAAGGGCCAATGGCAGAAATGCTGCCTTCGGCCATGCATCCACAAGCAACACGACCGAAGCTTCTCTGAGTCCCCGAGCCAACCTTGGGAAATCGCGCTATCGCCCGTCTCCAACGTCCAAGACAAGGCACGACGTACAACACGAAGATTCTCTTGATCTATTCGATGCACTTCCTCCCTCTCATTAAAACCAAACCCAGTCCAGCTCAAAGTCCTCTCCGGCtcatccaccaccaccaccaccaccaagtaaTCGACCAGTATGATACTCCGGGCAGCCACCCGTCAAGACTTCGCCGCAGCTGCCGTCAGCTTCCTCTGCCTCGCCTGCATCATCCTCATCATCCTCATCAAGAAGAAGTGCTTTCCCTCGACTCGTGTGGCCGCGTCGAGGAGACAGCGACGAAGGTTTCCGAATCCGGACGAGCACCGGGCCGGACCGGAGTCGACGAGCCAAACTAGCCGTGGAGGTTTGGCCTCTGCCGTCATCCGTTGCATGCCGTCGTTCCAGTACAAGGAGGCGATCACAGATGGGTGCGGGAGAGAGATCGCCGAGTGCGCGATATGCCAGTTTGAGTACCGCAAAGGGGAGTATCTCCGACGGTTGCCCAACTGCGGCCATGTCTTCCACGTCTCGTGCAGCGATACATGGCTCCGAATGAACTCGACCTGCCCGTTGTGCAGGACCAGTGTTATGTATGATGCCGAGGAGTCTGTGTCGATGATGGCACAGTTGGAACGGGAGAGACCGCTGGGTTACAGATCGGGACGCTCGGACGAAACAACGCATGATCCGGAACTTGGATTAGAAGCCACAACCGGAAATCTGTAGATCGATGATGGATTCTGAGCGGCAAACTAACTGACTTCGCCTGTTGGTGTTGGAGGAGGATCAGCCAAAAAGCAAAGATACCTCACGAAAATTAGCACATATTTATTGAAGAAAATTCATTTGCAACTTCAAGGTATATATAACAAGAATAAGGAATGAAACAACAGCTTATTTCATTAATAATCGATGCTAACGACAGTCTAGATTTTGCAGGACTAGGTATTAATATTCATCGCCGATCAAAGTTCAAAGCTGAATAGATCCATTAGACAAAGAATTAATGGTTACTTTATAGTTagtattttcttatttttatattCTTAATTGCCATTTGTGTTAGGTCATAATCTGTTGTATACGGATAAACCTTTTACCCAAGAATACAGTACTGATTTCCAGTACATTCCTTCGCCTCCTTTCACTCAGAAAACTCTTCGTGGTATCAGAATCAATTCCGCCACCGACAACAGTGATTTTTCTCCGACATCATCGACCACTCAGCCCAAATCCATGTATGAATCATCAAACTTCAACTTCTACTCCTGTGCGATTCCTCAGTCTAATTTCAATCCCCTTCAATACTTCCTTATATGAATCAACCCCTTTCAAGCTAGACGGAAATAACTATTTGATTTGGAAAAATCAGCTGCTAAATATAGATGACCCAAATTCCTTGATCTCAACAATTTGGTTGTTAATCCTGTTTATACCTCTTGACAATGCTATAATCATCTGATAATAAGCTGGGTTTATCCACCTTGACCCAAGAACTCACAACTTAAATTGTTGGGTATTCAACGGCACACGACATTTGTTTGGCTCTCGATCAAATTTACTCTACCTTGTCATTTGCTCACGTGTCAGAACTAAGGAGTATGTtgcagatttttttttacaaaaagcaAGACGGTCTCTCGGCAATGGAATACATTCTAAAACTCAAAGATTACAACTCTTTTGTGACTTCTACACAAAATTGTGGTGACCGGCCCTCCATTGAAGAAGTGAATAGCTTATTGCTAAGCTATGAATAcagattataaatgcaagaaactGCAGACTCCCTACAAACCAATATAGCTCATTTATCCATGGCCAAAAATCACCATCAGTCGAGACAGTATCAATTTTCTACACCATTAACTTTTCCAATCTTCTTAGTCAAAATCCCTACACTCTATTCCTCTCGAGCTGGTCTTATCGGCAAGCCTCAAACTATACAGTTTTAAGACCACTCAGGTCTCAAAACCATGCTAACAAATTTATCTCAACCTCAGGCACACTACAAATATTTGCTATCCTAGAGCAATTCTTCATTACCAATCAATGCTTCCTCAACCAAAGGCTTTCAATAATTTTGTTACCACTGATATGCCTTCTTCTGCCATTAGATCAAAATTAAGACCCGAACTCAAACTTTTGGAAACACCATAATCTGTTGGTGCTGATATATTGGATCAGAGTATGTGCATTTCCATACATAAGATAGTTACATAGAAATTATAGACGACAGATCAAAGATGGCAATTTGCCACAAGTTGTATCCCATCTATAACCCACTACATCTCAGTTTGAAAGTTGATTGGGGATGAGCAGAATTCATCAAGGATCGACTGACTTTTCCAATTTTTATTGTTGAGTGTGAATGTAATTGATACAATTGTTATACATTTAGAGATGcattataggattttttttttttacttggcaGATTCCAACTTTGATTGATTGTTTCTCTGATCTCGTGGATTAGTTGATCTTTTTGATTAGTTTTCCTttcgatttcttcttcttcttcttcaagttcttCTATTCCAGAAAGTTCATTCATAACCTAAGTTAGGAGGCAAGTTGGGAATCAAACAATGCTCTGACCTCAGATATCAATAAATAGTTTGCAAAAATAACCATCATGTGATGGTAAAGCAAGTTCACTATATCGGGATTGGTAATGAATCATGAGCTGTAACAGCGAAAAAATGCCACTTACTAATAGGTTTGCTAACTACAGAGAACAGAAATGCCAGATCCAATGCATGAAGCAACGGAACAATTAGAAAAGGAAGAGCGAAAACGAACCTGATAGTCTCAGTGCATTCAACGATCTACTCGCCGCACACGCCGTCATAAGACGAATTTGAGTCAGATTGAACCTTCTGAAGTGTCCTCTTTCAGTATCATTTACtaagagaaataaaaggaagaaaaagggTGGTGGAATTGCTCTTTTCTTACTAAAAAAAACTTCGTAGCAGATTGCTCTTCCGAGGCGATCCAACCCAATATCGACGTCGACGCTGCCCTCGTCCATACTGAGGACGAAGAAAACCAGATATAATCTACCGTTATTGGAAGAAATTAGGGTTCTTGGCGAGGTAGCATTAGGGTTTCCGCCGGACAGCATCATCCTTCGGCTTCTTCTCCAGCACTCGCCGATGGTCCCGTTCGAATTGATCGGTTTTAGTTATTTATCTGCCACGTCATCTTTTAAATAAAcacaaaaaattaaaatgttcgtaattgttaaaaattaaaaatcttttaaataaacacaaaaaattaaaatgttcgtaattgttaaaaattaaaaatcttttaaataaacacaAAAAATTGGTCTCGTggtttttttggatttttttttaacccCGTGCCGTGTGGTGGGCCTGGTGGCCAGGTTTCTTATTTTGTAAATTTTTGGTTGCGTTGGATAAATCGAACCAGGTTTTTAAGAATTGGTGGGCataatgatttaattttttaatatgatataattagtttttcagtttttttttctaaacgtTTGTTTCGAAGGTTTTTTTACTCAAACGTTGTTTTGTTTCGAATGTtatttttttgtcatttttttcAACATGCTTGCTGCCATTGCAAATTTTTGTTTAGAATGTTATTTTttctatcaatttttttaatgttttgtttTTCTAATGGTCACCAAttttagattatatataactatcctctcttttattttttttaattcatcctATACCCAAAAGTCATTCCATacttattttttataattcatttcatcctttatttttttttttggaatggaTCCAACTTATAGCagaggttttaaaaaaaatttcaattctAAAAGTATAACTTCGTAAAGTTCATACTATCATCTTTATGTTCAATATTCTCAAATTTCCATTTTCATATACTAtccttaaaatttttcaaatgtttcatacattccgtaatttctttcaaatttttaaaGTTCTCAAAACTTATTGGTTCCTCCGAGTAATGCCCCTCAACCTCGGTTTTATATATATTCTCCCAAATATTGTCAGTGTATGATAAGCTAATTCATATTGTCACCTCTTTCTATGGTAATTgtaatgtgatcaatcaagtcaaattaggtcttgttatcttttaatgccttgtgtctaagtgtacggGAACTtagtgttaggaccgaaaagtagctagagggggggtgaatagcttttcgcgtgctcgttgctcggcgttgcttgtttcttcaaggatgcgcagcggaaatacaaaaaaacaaatacaaacacgctaacacttggattttacttggtatccacctccaagggaggtgactaatccaaggatccatacaacgcacgcaccctccactaatgaaactctcctttatggtaactaccaagggcggagaagccctacaagactcaatacaagaagaagaaagggtagtagagaaatacaagcttacaggaaatgcagtaaaaaccctagcttcttcttcttctcgttgcaactcgcctcttgacttggaagagcctccaaaaaccttcaagaactggcgatctcgagcttgagaagagttgtggaggagctggtgaagatctgaaatgaatctgtgaagtgatgccgaaggaaatgaacgcctgcggcttaaatcgacgctaacggtcgaatcccgatcgattggaatgctcccaatcgatcggggaggctttggatcgatccacggatcgatccagagcgcctctgtgctctggaaaaacgcctggatcgatccacggatcgatccagcgcttatcgcgcgaagcagcagcgtcccaatcgatccactgatcgattgggacctctggatcgatccaccgatcgatccagaggggttctgttcgcggggactcaccggatcgatccgtggatcgatccagatcttctggatcgatccactgatcgatccagatctgctggatcgatccacgaatcaatccaaacctgctggatcaatccacggatcaatccaaacctgctggatcaatccacggatcaatccaaacatgTTGGaccaatcggctgatcaatccagatcttggtttttgcccaaaaccaaatccgaagccccctaaaccaacatcgagtcaaccatgacttgttggtacataagacctagcatccggtcacccttgaccagctaggactctctcaccaagtgtctggtcaatccctttgatccacttggtcttttctcttcttgccaagtatccggtcagtccctctgacctacttggacttttctttctcgtgccaagtatccggtcaatccctatgacctacttggactctcaccagaagTCTGGTCAacgttgacccatctggatttctcttgcctggcttcactcatcaggactttcccaattgcctagctttactcactaggtctttcacctggcttcactcaccaggattttcctcttgcctagcttcactcactaggacttcccaattgcctagcttcactcactaggtctttcacctggcttcactcaccaggattttcctcctgcctagcttcactcactaggacttcccagtcaagtatccggtcatccttgacctacttgactcttcttcaatcaaccttgcattgtcaaacatcatgtggtattgtaagtgatagtgttggcattgtcaaacatcgaaactcaaaccaagactcaagcttggtcaaccaggtcaaccttgacctgagggatgttgcaccaacaatctccccctttttgatgtttgacaataccaacactatcacttacaataccacatgtaagttaggctaatcccatagcctaaaccttcttcatgccactaggtaatgaatacataagttaagcctttcattctccccctaagagggcaaactctctctaggtgataaaagcctaacttactccctttcattctccccctattggcacacatcaaaccatgccccatttttgggcacacatcaacaaattcacttgttgaaaactctccccctgaagagttgcttatcgttgttcacaacttcactcgttgtgatcagcacgataatgaaagtctcatacccttcattaaccttaaccctacattttcccccaatgtaggcaaatgcccatccttgagtatTATCctcttgaaaccacttgaacaatgaggatatccactccccattaaaattcaaacgctcaaccttgagcatgtttttaacggaaggttaaccaccttccaaggtttatgaaaaataattttgatgtctttaaagagtccctccccctaaagacatggtggtaacttctgtcattgcaccaacaatgacttggaatccctaaaactttaggaaacccaattttagaagttttgaggttcaaatattcaaaatttgaaacaaacctcaacctaaacttcaacttagccttccttaaccaatccattcttgtttttcacacgaaaataccctttttatgtatacaaatgtattttgaggggttaggaatggttacctagactaaaataggttcaatatgctgaaaataagctttcccagtcaaaatcagcatcttcaatcaattggagttgggttccaatcgattgaaccctgctgaatcgatccaccgatcgattcagtcttcttggatcgatcggctgatcgatccagcgagcttctactcgctagaattgccttctgaattgatccactgatcgattcagacactccaatcgatccatggatcgatcggagctctgatagttgctgaattttaaattcagccaacttcagaaaccccaaaaaaattctacaaaaatccaaaattcatgaaatttcgtgtagacatttcgtgtagacattatttagggcatactttatcatggaaaaatagttttctatgaaaatacatcatattttcaaagattgacacaagcttgaaaacttgctaaaactttagcgttctcttcaagtttgtgtctaactattcaatggtgattactatcaaaagatatccttcaccaaggttttccaaaatcattttaaacaacattttcaaaatcaatatcccaccatgttccttgggcttaatgcacatgacttgtacattagctttcccaatgatgggaaaacacataactatgtgttttgatgaacctaaaactcaaaa contains:
- the LOC121998133 gene encoding uncharacterized protein LOC121998133 yields the protein MRCFVRASRSVTQRSLPFQLCHHRHRLLGIIHNTGPAQRAGRVHSEPCIAARDVEDMAAVGQPSEILPFAVLKLAYRALGDLSPAPICDRLLVLERRHATDDGRGQTSTASLARRLRSGPVLVRIRKPSSLSPRRGHTSRGKALLLDEDDEDDAGEAEEADGSCGEVLTGGCPEYHTGRLLGGGGGGG